The region CATCACCGACGGGCTGGAAGAGGCGTACTGGTCCGTGTATGACGGCGCCGCGGCCAAGTCGACGGTCGGCGAGGTCCTGGTGCGGCTGCCGCGGATCGTGCGGCAGATCGGCCGGCTGGCGTGGCAGGCCGACCGGCCGGCCACGGCGGCGGTCGTGGTGCTGCAGTTGGCCTCGGCGGCGATGTCCGCCTTCGGGCTGGTGGCGTCGGTCGCCGTCCTCCATGAGCTGTTCGGTCAGGGCCCGACACCGGACAAGGTCCGCAACGCCGTACCGCAGATCCTGCTCGTGGTGGGGTTCCTGTCGGCCCGGGCACTTCTCGAAGCGGGCGTCGCCATCGCGCAGGCGAGGGTGACGCCGAAGATCCGCACGGCGCTGGAGTGCGACTTCCTTCGGCTGACCGCTCATGTGCGTCTCGAGGTCGTCGACAATGCCGACTGGCACGACGACGCCTATCGCGCCTCCGACCGCGGTCTGTTCTATGCGCGGCAGATCGTCGGCCAGGTGGTGTCGCTGGCCTCCGCCCTTCTCGGGCTGATCGGCACTGCCGGCGTGCTCGCCTCCCTGCACCCCGCCCTTCTCCCGTTGCTCCTGCTGTCGGTCCTGCCGGTGGGCGCGGCGGCGGTACGCACCGCGCGGGCCCGGTTCCACAGCTTCAAGCGGTGGAACGCCCTCCAGCGGCGGGTGCGGGTCTTCTCCTGGCTGTTGCTGGAGCGGGACGCCGCCGCCGAACTGCGCTCCGACACCGCCCAGAACGCCATCTTGGACGAGCACCGTCGGCTGACCGACCGGATCGCCGAAGAGGACACACACCTCGGGGTGAGCTCCGCGGTGTTGACTCTGGGGGGCCGGGCCCTGGGCGGCGTCGGCACCGGCGTCACCTACGTCGCGCTGGGTGCCATGCTGATCGCCGGATGGCTCCCTCTCGCCGCAGGAGCGGGCGCGGTCCTCGCGATCCAGACCGGACAGACCGCGTTGACCCGCTTCGTGGACGTGGCCCATCTGGTCTACGAGCACGCCATGTGGGTCGATGACCTCCTGCAGTTCCAGGAACGCTGCCGAGGTCTGCAGCCCCGCCGGTGCGGGGTGCCCGCGCCCACCGC is a window of Streptomyces caniferus DNA encoding:
- a CDS encoding ABC transporter ATP-binding protein, yielding MSTPEGNASPSTTGHTGLPGPRREETLTLPPTTVPTGPGDGDITDGLEEAYWSVYDGAAAKSTVGEVLVRLPRIVRQIGRLAWQADRPATAAVVVLQLASAAMSAFGLVASVAVLHELFGQGPTPDKVRNAVPQILLVVGFLSARALLEAGVAIAQARVTPKIRTALECDFLRLTAHVRLEVVDNADWHDDAYRASDRGLFYARQIVGQVVSLASALLGLIGTAGVLASLHPALLPLLLLSVLPVGAAAVRTARARFHSFKRWNALQRRVRVFSWLLLERDAAAELRSDTAQNAILDEHRRLTDRIAEEDTHLGVSSAVLTLGGRALGGVGTGVTYVALGAMLIAGWLPLAAGAGAVLAIQTGQTALTRFVDVAHLVYEHAMWVDDLLQFQERCRGLQPRRCGVPAPTAVTTLTLDNVGFTYPGKETPALRGVSMTLRGGQTVAFVGVNGSGKSTCSRLIAGLYEAGEGTVRWDGVDVRDMDAESLQSRVATVLQDPVHFPFSALANLTISRGTLTEADPQRAWEAAVASGADRVIAGLPDTWEAVLSKRFRGGQELSAGQWAKIAVARGLYKNAPVLLLDEPTASMDPKAEHDVYQAVLRGKRREDQITVLISHRLASVVECDQIYVFDGGRITEAGSHRSLMELGGAYAEMFTLQAAAYRS